The sequence GCGCAAAACGCCAGCGCGGCGCGTTGTCCTTGTCGATGATGCGAGCGCGAATTCCTTCGATCGTGTCGCCCTGCGCAAAGCTCGTGCGCGTCAAATCAAGATCGCCGCGTAGCACGTCCGCCATCGAACCCTCGGCGCGCGTCACCACTTCCAGCGACACGGCCATCGATAACGGCGAACGCTCGCGCAATACGGCAATCGTCTGCTCGGCCCAATCGGCGGCCTCGCCGCCACGCTCCCGTTCCTGCTCCAGCGAAGCGAGAATCTGCGCCACATCGGGCAACGCGAAATGCTGGTCGATCAACGCACGTGTGTTCGCGAGCGGCGAGGCATCGGGTTCCGGCACGACCTGATGCGCGGCTGTCTCGCGCTCGATACACGCGACCACATCGGCCCCACGTTCGAACAGTTCCGTGCGCAACGTATCGACTAGCGCGGGCAATGCCGCGTCGTCGATATAGGCGTCGGCGAGACCTGCGTAAAGTGCATCGGCTGCGCCGATCGTCTCGCCGGTGACTGCCAGATAGCGGCCGAGCGCGCCTGGCGTGCGCGCCAGAAACCAGCTCGCGCCGACATCGGGAAAGAGTCCGATGCGGGTCTCGGGCATCGCCATCTTCGTCGAGTTGGTCACCACGCGCAGGCCGCCGGTACGATGCGCGCCCTGCGAAATCCCCATGCCGCCGCCCATCACGACGCCGTTCATCAAGGCGATATACGGCTTCGGGTAAGTGAAGATCGCGTCATTGAGCCGATATTCCTCGGTGAAAAAGGTATCGCGCGCGTCATGCTCACCGCGCTGCGCCGACTCGTACAGAAAACGAATATCGCCGCCCGCGCAGAACGCGCGCG comes from Burkholderia sp. GAS332 and encodes:
- a CDS encoding Enoyl-CoA hydratase/carnithine racemase, encoding MSISASPAVSDEVATYVANRIGFIELERPKALNALSTGMIRAMHAALDQWREDPDVLAVVVRSQHPRAFCAGGDIRFLYESAQRGEHDARDTFFTEEYRLNDAIFTYPKPYIALMNGVVMGGGMGISQGAHRTGGLRVVTNSTKMAMPETRIGLFPDVGASWFLARTPGALGRYLAVTGETIGAADALYAGLADAYIDDAALPALVDTLRTELFERGADVVACIERETAAHQVVPEPDASPLANTRALIDQHFALPDVAQILASLEQERERGGEAADWAEQTIAVLRERSPLSMAVSLEVVTRAEGSMADVLRGDLDLTRTSFAQGDTIEGIRARIIDKDNAPRWRFARIEDVPAADVAKMFESPWPANEHPLRDLRG